A single window of Malus sylvestris chromosome 5, drMalSylv7.2, whole genome shotgun sequence DNA harbors:
- the LOC126623167 gene encoding uncharacterized protein LOC126623167 isoform X2, protein MGRGGGILEKLRSLDAYPKINDDFFSRTLSGGIITLASSLLMLFLFFSELRLYLHTVTESKLLVDASRGETLHINFDVTFPAIRCSLLSLDTMDISGEQHFDIRHHIVKKRIDAHGNVIEAKKDGIGAPKIEKPLQRHGGRLEHNEKYCGSCFGAETSDDDCCNSCDEVRDAYRKKGWALTNAELIDQCEREGFIQKVKDEDGEGCNIEGSLEVNKVAGNFHFIPGKSFHQSNVHLHDLLAFPTDSYNISHKINRLAFGDYFPGVQNPLDGVQWTQERPSGVYQYFIKVVPTIYTNIIGRTIFSNQLNLYGIVLCDRAL, encoded by the exons aTGGGCAGGGGCGGTGGTATCCTTGAGAAGCTGAGGAGTTTGGACGCCTACCCTAAAATCAATGACGATTTCTTCAGCCGTACACTCTCCGGTGGCATCATTACCCTCGCCTCTTCCCTCCTCAtgctcttccttttcttctccgagctca GACTATACCTCCACACTGTTACAGAGTCAAAGCTTCTTGTAGATGCTTCAAGAGGAGAAACCCTACATATCAAT TTTGATGTAACTTTTCCTGCTATCCGATGCTCATTACTCAGTCTTGACACAATGGATATTAGCGGAGAGCAGCATTttgacata CGACACCATATAGTCAAGAAACGAATTGATGCGCATGGTAATGTAATAGAAGCTAAGAAGGATGGAATTGGTGCACCAAAG ATTGAGAAACCCTTGCAAAGGCATGGTGGAAGGCTTGAACATAATGAAAAATATTGTGGATCGTGCTTTGGAGCAGAAACG TCTGATGATGATTGTTGCAACTCGTGCGATGAAGTTCGTGATGCATATAGGAAAAAAGGTTGGGCACTGACGAATGCAGAGTTGATAGACCAG TGCGAACGGGAAGGTTTTATTCAAAAGGTCAAAGATGAAGATGGTGAAGGATGTAATATTGAAGGATCCCTTGAAGTTAACAAAGTGGCTGGAAATTTTCATTTTATACCTGGAAAGAGTTTTCACCAGTCTAATGTTCATTTGCATGATTTGCTGGCTTTCCCGACAGATAGTTACAAT ATAAGTCACAAGATAAACAGATTAGCTTTCGGTGACTACTTTCCTGGCGTGCAAAATCCCCTTGATGG TGTACAATGGACGCAGGAAAGACCAAGTGGTGTATACCAGTATTTCATCAAG GTGGTCCCTACGATATACACCAATATTATAGGCCGTACAATTTTCTCAAATCAG TTGAATTTGTATGGTATAGTACTCTGTGACAGAGCATTATAA
- the LOC126623168 gene encoding annexin Gh1-like, which yields MATLVVPQPVPPVAEDCEKLHRAMQGWGTDENTVINILTHRNGKQRCLIRQTYAEKYGMELSKALEDELSGDFLRAMLLWTPHPAERDAWLANEALILKDNSGHRHYVIMEIACTRTSRDLFEVREDYHSRYKRSLEGDVAFHTTGDFRKLLVPLVSAYRYEGAEVDMTLVNLEATILHEKISEKAYNHEEIIRILTTRSKAQLNATLQHYNDQFGHPINKDLKKNPKDEYLRLLRASIKCLTCSEKYFEKALRLSMKGLGTTEEILTRVIVTRAEVDMKKIMEQYQLKNGVSLAQDIKGDTSGDYLATLLSLIDHHA from the exons ATGGCTACGCTTGTAGTACCACAACCGGTCCCTCCGGTGGCTGAAGACTGTGAGAAGCTTCATAGAGCTATgcaag GATGGGGAACAGATGAGAATACTGTTATAAACATATTGACTCATAGGAACGGTAAGCAACGTTGTTTGATTCGACAAACTTATGCTGAGAAATATGGAATGGAGTTATCCAAAGCTCTAGAAGACGAACTTTCTGGGGACTTTCTG AGGGCAATGCTTCTGTGGACACCGCATCCTGCTGAACGTGATGCATGGCTAGCTAATGAAGCGCTAATCTTGAAGGACAACTCCGGCCATCGTCACTATGTAATAATGGAAATCGCTTGTACAAGAACATCCCGAGATCTTTTCGAGGTGAGAGAAGATTACCATTCCCGCTACAAGAGATCTCTCGAAGGAGATGTTGCTTTTCACACAACTGGAGACTTTCGCAAG CTGTTGGTACCTCTTGTGAGTGCTTACAGGTACGAGGGAGCTGAGGTAGATATGACATTGGTAAACCTAGAGGCTACCATACTTCATGAGAAAATATCTGAGAAGGCTTATAATCATGAGGAGATCATCAGAATTCTAACCACAAGGAGCAAGGCACAACTGAATGCAACACTCCAACACTATAACGACCAATTTGGCCATCCTATTAACAAG GACCTGAAGAAAAACCCAAAGGATGAATACCTTAGGTTATTACGAGCCAGCATAAAATGCTTGACGTGCTCTGAAAAGTACTTTGAGAAAGCTCTGCGACTGTCAATGAAAGGCCTTGGAACCACGGAGGAGATTCTGACGAGAGTTATAGTGACTCGAGCAGAGGTCGACATGAAGAAGATAATGGAACAGTACCAGCTCAAGAATGGTGTCTCCTTGGCTCAGGATATTAAGGGTGATACTTCTGGTGACTATTTGGCCACCTTGCTTTCCTTGATTGATCATCATGCATGA
- the LOC126623167 gene encoding uncharacterized protein LOC126623167 isoform X1 encodes MGRGGGILEKLRSLDAYPKINDDFFSRTLSGGIITLASSLLMLFLFFSELRLYLHTVTESKLLVDASRGETLHINFDVTFPAIRCSLLSLDTMDISGEQHFDIRHHIVKKRIDAHGNVIEAKKDGIGAPKIEKPLQRHGGRLEHNEKYCGSCFGAETSDDDCCNSCDEVRDAYRKKGWALTNAELIDQCEREGFIQKVKDEDGEGCNIEGSLEVNKVAGNFHFIPGKSFHQSNVHLHDLLAFPTDSYNISHKINRLAFGDYFPGVQNPLDGVQWTQERPSGVYQYFIKVVPTIYTNIIGRTIFSNQYSVTEHYKSSELGHSQMLPGVFFFYDLSPIKVTFKEEHVPFLHFMTHICAIIGGIFTIAGLIDSFIYYGQRAIKKKIEAGKFG; translated from the exons aTGGGCAGGGGCGGTGGTATCCTTGAGAAGCTGAGGAGTTTGGACGCCTACCCTAAAATCAATGACGATTTCTTCAGCCGTACACTCTCCGGTGGCATCATTACCCTCGCCTCTTCCCTCCTCAtgctcttccttttcttctccgagctca GACTATACCTCCACACTGTTACAGAGTCAAAGCTTCTTGTAGATGCTTCAAGAGGAGAAACCCTACATATCAAT TTTGATGTAACTTTTCCTGCTATCCGATGCTCATTACTCAGTCTTGACACAATGGATATTAGCGGAGAGCAGCATTttgacata CGACACCATATAGTCAAGAAACGAATTGATGCGCATGGTAATGTAATAGAAGCTAAGAAGGATGGAATTGGTGCACCAAAG ATTGAGAAACCCTTGCAAAGGCATGGTGGAAGGCTTGAACATAATGAAAAATATTGTGGATCGTGCTTTGGAGCAGAAACG TCTGATGATGATTGTTGCAACTCGTGCGATGAAGTTCGTGATGCATATAGGAAAAAAGGTTGGGCACTGACGAATGCAGAGTTGATAGACCAG TGCGAACGGGAAGGTTTTATTCAAAAGGTCAAAGATGAAGATGGTGAAGGATGTAATATTGAAGGATCCCTTGAAGTTAACAAAGTGGCTGGAAATTTTCATTTTATACCTGGAAAGAGTTTTCACCAGTCTAATGTTCATTTGCATGATTTGCTGGCTTTCCCGACAGATAGTTACAAT ATAAGTCACAAGATAAACAGATTAGCTTTCGGTGACTACTTTCCTGGCGTGCAAAATCCCCTTGATGG TGTACAATGGACGCAGGAAAGACCAAGTGGTGTATACCAGTATTTCATCAAG GTGGTCCCTACGATATACACCAATATTATAGGCCGTACAATTTTCTCAAATCAG TACTCTGTGACAGAGCATTATAAGAGTTCGGAGCTGGGACACTCTCAAATGCTTCCAGgagttttcttcttttatgaTCTTTCTCCAATTAAG GTCACATTCAAAGAAGAACATGTTCCGTTTTTACACTTCATGACCCATATTTGTGCCATAATTGGAG GTATATTTACCATTGCAGGACTTATAGATTCGTTTATATATTATGGTCAAAGAGCAATTAAGAAAAAGATCGAAGCTGGAAAATTTGGGTGA